Proteins found in one Sorghum bicolor cultivar BTx623 chromosome 1, Sorghum_bicolor_NCBIv3, whole genome shotgun sequence genomic segment:
- the LOC8067112 gene encoding NDR1/HIN1-like protein 6 — protein sequence MSDHQRIHPVDLEGGSNRPTAPLVPGGSSFRSDKGDPAAARSANHHHQQRAYVPGGPLPPPPRRVAPAAPLPPPPSRKRRGRGCCCRLLCCVVITAVVLAVLAAAAVGALYLALDPKAPRYSVDRLSVSAFQVDPSTVTARARFDVTVTAANPNSRIGIQYEPGSSLGVWYQSYRLARGALPAFYQGHRNTTVLPLALAGEVQLATAVVSGLQDAQRTGAVPLVFRADVPVRVEVGSFKLWKVTSRVRCDLVVDRLMDVSSPIKIKASNCKFSLKL from the coding sequence ATGTCGGATCACCAGAGGATCCACCCTGTGGACCTGGAGGGCGGCAGCAACCGGCCGACGGCGCCGCTGGTGCCGGGAGGCTCGTCGTTCCGGTCAGACAAGGGCGACCCTGCGGCAGCGCGGAGCGccaaccaccaccaccaacaacgCGCCTACGTCCCGGGCGGCCCgctgcctccgccgccgcgccgcgtcGCGCCAGCGGCGCCGCTACCTCCGCCGCCGTCGAGGAAGCGGCGCGGCCGTGGTTGCTGCTGCCGGCTCCTCTGCTGCGTGGTGATCACCGCGGTCGTGCTGGCGGTGCTCGCCGCGGCGGCCGTAGGCGCGCTGTACCTAGCTCTCGACCCCAAGGCGCCGCGGTACTCGGTGGACCGCCTCTCCGTGTCCGCGTTCCAGGTCGACCCGTCGACGGTGACGGCGCGGGCGAGGTTCGACGTGACGGTGACGGCGGCGAACCCGAACTCCCGGATCGGCATCCAGTACGAGCCCGGGTCCAGCCTCGGGGTGTGGTACCAGTCGTACCGCCTGGCGCGCGGCGCGCTGCCGGCCTTCTACCAGGGCCACCGCAACACCACGGTGCTGCCGCTGGCGCTGGCCGGGGAGGTGCAGCTGGCCACCGCCGTCGTGTCCGGGTTGCAGGACGCGCAGCGGACGGGCGCCGTGCCGCTCGTGTTCCGCGCCGACGTCCCCGTGCGCGTCGAGGTCGGCAGCTTCAAGCTCTGGAAGGTCACCTCCAGGGTGCGCTGCGACCTCGTCGTCGACAGGCTCATGGACGTCAGTAGCCCCATCAAGATCAAGGCCAGCAACTGCAAGTTCAGCCTGAAGCTGTGA